The genomic region ACCCGATCCCCCTGGTGGGAACCGGAAAACTGAGACATTCTCGTAAACCTGCTCAAGCACAGCTAATGCATGAAGCGTTTCCTTGTCTGTCGACCCGTCATCGATCAGAAGAATTTCCGCCGTTGAGAATACCGAGCTCCTCCGCAGTGATTGGAAGCACTTATGAATCAGGAATCGGCCGTTGTTGTATACCGGCACAATTACTGTCAGATCCTTTGCCTCCGGCGAAGAAACTACCGTATTTGCAACCGCAGCGGTCCTCACCAAGATCGCCCGCTCAATGGGGGTGGTGTTAAAGGTCTCCCCCGGCTCTAGCCAAAAAACCTGCAGGGTCGACCTCGGCCCCGGTTCCACGAATTCATAACAAGTCCGCGGGTCATCTACTGGGCAAAGCTCTACTGCGTCGGCGTCGCTGTAGCGGAAAGCCGCAATCGCGTCTGCAACCAAAAAAGGAGAATTGAGCGATAGGTTGTTGGCGAAGACGACGACATCGCCATCCTTGCTGCCTTGTGTTTTTGCAAGCTCGTCTCGAGTGACCCATTCAAAGTCGAAGTCTCCGTCTTGAGAAGCCACGAAGTCCGCGAACTTTTTCTCATCATCAGCGACCACGAGAACGCGATGCTCAGTCCTAGTGTGCGACACTCCAACCGCATCGAGGATTTGATCGACTCGTTCAAACGCAGTGTCATTGAGGAACACGTCTCGGATGCCGCTCGCTCGACCGTAGCGGAAATACTCCGTGCTCAAGTTATCAACGAACTGCTGAGCGTCTATCTCAGAATCGACGATTGCAACATACGGGTAAAGGGAATTCACTCCGTTGCTGTAGTTAGATAAAACGGTCGTACCGGTCGCCAGTAGCTCTACAACGCGATTGGCAAACATAGTTGAGCTCGCCGTAACTGAATTCAGGTTTACCCCGAAAGGGAGAAGCCGTTGAATACGATGAACGTTTTCGTGCGAGATCGGTCTCCGCAGATGCGGAAGAAAGTCATCCGGGTAGTTATAACGGGATAGATCGCTTTTGAAGTCGCTCTGATCCAAATCCGCATTGCGGTCGAAAATCGACAGGTCGAGGTGGGAATCCTGGACTCCCTTAAAGATTTTCTTTGCCGCTTGTGCACGAGACTTGTATTTGTGCGAAAGCCACGATCCCGCAAAAATTACATCGTTACCGTCGAATCGCTCACTTCCAACGGGATTGGTTCGCTCGAAGTTGACCGCGAAACGCAAGGCCTCGACCGGTGTTCCATCGCCCACCGCTTCCTGGTACTTGGGCACCATTTCTTCAGCGGACGTGAAAATGAAGTCCGCTTCCTTCGCAAGACCAAGGAACTTCGCAAAGTTTGGCGGGTCTTCCTTCGAATAAAAAACGATCGGGATGTCAAGCGACCGAGCAAGCGGAGCGGCCTTTTCGGAGAAGAGCCGACGCCCTTCAGAATTCGCCCCACCGAACCCATGCCATTCGTCCTCCAACCCTCTCCAAGCGGAAACTACGAGCAAGAGGTCCAAAGTCGGAATCTCTTTGTCCAAGTTCTCCGGGGTCAAAGGCACAAAATCGGCCGCAACTCGGAGGGACTCGTAAAGAAATCTATCGGCGATGATGCCGATCCGAACGTTCCTACGCTTGTCCCAGCGCTGTCGGTGTATAGCTGGCAAGGAATCAGCCTCAGCCAACATCTCGTTTAGTCGCTGCGAAAACTCGCTGTCATAAAAGTCCACGCGCTGTTCATAAGCGTCGCGAGAATTAGTGGGATCAAAAAAGACGTGCTTGCCCGACAGAGCATCGCGGTATGCCAGCGTGTGAGTGTATGAGCGTAGGTCCCGGGATGCCGACTTGGTTGCTTCGGCTTTAGCTTCCAGCTCAGCCAGGCGGTCTAACTGCTTTTGTACGGCCGCGTCCTTCACTTCTTTGCCTTCCTAAAAGTGCTTCTCATTGCCCAATACTTTTTCTTAATCTGCAAAACCCCCCGCGGTACGTCTTTGCCGCGCAATGAGTTTGGTAGGAATGGCAAGCCAGCGCGCTCTTCGTCGGGAATGCCGAGCTTCTTTTCCAGAACGCGGACTCGCTGTTTTAATTCCGCAATCTTCCGATCTCGCTTTTGAATTCCGGCAAGGAGTTTTCTATCCCGATCAATCTCAAAGAGCAGAGCATCGCAGGTCTCCTCTAGTTCGACGGTCAAACGCCGAACTTGATCAGCTACGTCTTGAGATGATTCGAAATCATCAACCGGTCGCACTTGTTTTGCCACGCCGCTAATACCTTCTCTTTGACATTCGAGTTTGGACACACTCAGCGATATTGCTGGTCAATTCTATCCAAAATGATCTTATAGACACGCTTACTTAGGCGCTCATTTAGGGATTGCTCCAGCATCGGCACAAGAATCCTCCTAGTATTAAAAGGCAATATTACATCGGCTGTCATTTCATATTCCGCGTAACCGCCGGCAGCCCACGAGCTCAATCGGCTTTCCCAGTAGAACAGATCAAACGGGTGGAAAGTCGCTTGTTCACTCATATCAAGCTGGGTGTAATCGACGTACGAATCGAGGTAACGCACCAGTTCGACATTCTCTGAAAACGAAGATTGCGTGAATTTCTTTGCGAGACCGTGTGCATTGAGAAGTGATGGATCCCTCTCACGGTAGAAAACCGTGCCAACCTCCGGCCCAAGCAAAATCGCCACCTGGCCGTCATGGTCAAGTTCGTTATAGAAGTTTTCCGCCAATGCGGGGAAGCGTGCCCACCCTGTAAACGTCTTTGCATAAGCCTTTCTGAAGCGACTGGATTTATCGGACGGTTTCAAATCCATTACCAAAAACCGCAAGTCAGAATCCACGGCTAGGCGGCTAGCCGCTATCAGGTCATTTCTGGAGTGGGATGGGTTCTTATCGAAGGAGTGGTAGGTGAATGCAATCGCATTCAGTGCATGCAGGCGATCGAGGGTCGCTTTGAGAAACACTCGCGAGTCCCAGCCCGCGGTTAACCCGAAATAGAAAGGCCTTCTGCTATCTATTCCGAGCTCGAGTTGGCGGTTGAGCTCTTCCTCCACCTGACGTGCTGTTTCGAACGCGTCACGTCTCTTTGGCGAGTAGCCCTCCGGAGGAAAGAACCGGGAATGCTTCGCCTCGTTCTTATTCACCGTCAAGACACAGTTCGCCGTGACCATTGAAACTACATCGTGCGGCGCCATTGCTCCGGGCAGCCACTTTCCTGCGGGGCTCTTGTAGTCAGGGTGATTTAGAAACGAACGCGACCTGTCTGTAGCCACCGCATCGATAGCGCGTGCGGTCAGAGTCGAATGTGACGATGCAACGAAACCACGCTCCGTTACGGCCCAGAAACATGACCGACTAGCGGTCGCATCCCCGTAGATCCTTACGGTCTCCCCGTTGACCATGAGAATTACAAACCTGCCCCCGAGCCATGTGACGTACTCGTCCAATGCCCGCAAGTCCGAGCCGCTGCCCGCCGCTTCCATGAGCCTGCTACAGATTTCGGACTGGTCGCTCGAATGCAAATCTGAATCAATCGCTGTGCCGATGAGGATCGCAGCCCACTCGAAATCGCCTGGTGCACAGATTTCTACAGGCAACCGCTCGTCATGCCAGAGATCGAGGTCACAGATGGAAAGACGTTCCCACCCGCTAGGCACAAAATGCGGCTCCTCACCTCTAGCGATGAGGTATCCCCTACCAAACGGCGTTACCTCATCATCAATTCTGCGAGATCGTGGAACCATGACAGCGCCTCGAGACGATCTACCACGTTGCCGGTACACGGAGACCTTCGTTTTCACCGGTCTCACACGTCGGTATAACGACTCAAAAGGCCACCAAGTGGCGACGCACTTCAGAATGCTGCGAATGGGCATTATGCCAATTTCCCCATTATGGTTTCCCGGAAAACGTCATATACGCCTTCAGTGTAGTGAAACGGCGCAGGCCCCCACTTGTGATGGGAATCAGCGACTGTATCTTGCATCCGCAGAACCTCGAATCCGTTTGCCTCCGCGAAGTCCCAGTACCGCCGGTAGATCGCGTTATACGCACCAGCCTTGACTGCCTCAAACAATCCAACAGTCTCACCAGTTTCATCAACCAAAGCCCAGTCAGGAGCTAACAGTAGCGTCTTTTCAACTAGCCCGTTCCTTTGGAGCACGTCCTTGAACTGGAAGAATCGCTCCTTCCAGATTCGGAAGTGATCCTCTTCGCCGAAGTCGATATGGGGGACACCAGTGGTGATGCTGCTGTAGTTCTCCATCCGCCTAAACTCACCACTGTCTGTAGCAAACGTGTCCACATCGAACTGCCAAGCGCCGAGCCGTTCAACATTCAGATCCCACAGCACCAAGTCGACTTCCGAATTCTCTTCGACATCACGAAATAGCGAGCCCGCCAGATCGGCTTCGAGCATTCGACGCTGAAATTGACTGCGCAGGTCAACTTTGGGAACCAGTTTCGTTGCATCAGTGCCGGCAGAGATGAAGGATTGACGTGCTACGTACCGCTTGAGCTCAAGGGACTTTCCGAGAAGAGGGTCGACCGTGTCGCGACTAACGCAGCCGCCCACAATGAGCAGACTGTATTTCGGTGATGTCACTTCTGTCCTCACCCACTAGAGCAAACTGGTTGAAATCGAAAAAGTTTGAATAATCCTACTAGCTCCCAACTCATTTCCCTCTTTTGGGACGATCGGCGAAAGAAGTCTAGATTATGGTCGTGAATTACAAGCCCAACGCGAATTGTTAGCTGAGGAAAGAACGTGAATACGGTGCAACAAAATCTCATCGAGGTCGATGACACCTATTTGAGGAGACTTAGCGCCAGGCCAGGCCTGGGCAGATATCTCGCACAACTTTGGCAACGCCGCCATTTTATTT from Corynebacterium fournieri harbors:
- a CDS encoding glycosyltransferase family 2 protein; this translates as MKDAAVQKQLDRLAELEAKAEATKSASRDLRSYTHTLAYRDALSGKHVFFDPTNSRDAYEQRVDFYDSEFSQRLNEMLAEADSLPAIHRQRWDKRRNVRIGIIADRFLYESLRVAADFVPLTPENLDKEIPTLDLLLVVSAWRGLEDEWHGFGGANSEGRRLFSEKAAPLARSLDIPIVFYSKEDPPNFAKFLGLAKEADFIFTSAEEMVPKYQEAVGDGTPVEALRFAVNFERTNPVGSERFDGNDVIFAGSWLSHKYKSRAQAAKKIFKGVQDSHLDLSIFDRNADLDQSDFKSDLSRYNYPDDFLPHLRRPISHENVHRIQRLLPFGVNLNSVTASSTMFANRVVELLATGTTVLSNYSNGVNSLYPYVAIVDSEIDAQQFVDNLSTEYFRYGRASGIRDVFLNDTAFERVDQILDAVGVSHTRTEHRVLVVADDEKKFADFVASQDGDFDFEWVTRDELAKTQGSKDGDVVVFANNLSLNSPFLVADAIAAFRYSDADAVELCPVDDPRTCYEFVEPGPRSTLQVFWLEPGETFNTTPIERAILVRTAAVANTVVSSPEAKDLTVIVPVYNNGRFLIHKCFQSLRRSSVFSTAEILLIDDGSTDKETLHALAVLEQVYENVSVFRFPPGGSGSASRPRNKGLELARTKFVTYLDPDNEQVEDAYIQLLELMRSEPLSFALGNMVKFKGTRSVINNSWHLKKSLKSAGIKRSGEGIYHLGGNNRDLLATAQYQPMSIQALIADTAWLRSTGIEQPEGAVGQDSYFFQQMLYYAENIAVVPTPVHVYYAEVANSTVNSISAKFYRKYLPLEESRSSWLKEIGLIDHYSDTRFMAFLEKWYLVKLKDVVGEDRAESISRIHEIASMYGPRVTESPKFQTLMAEAEGEAYL
- a CDS encoding DUF6270 domain-containing protein, coding for MTSPKYSLLIVGGCVSRDTVDPLLGKSLELKRYVARQSFISAGTDATKLVPKVDLRSQFQRRMLEADLAGSLFRDVEENSEVDLVLWDLNVERLGAWQFDVDTFATDSGEFRRMENYSSITTGVPHIDFGEEDHFRIWKERFFQFKDVLQRNGLVEKTLLLAPDWALVDETGETVGLFEAVKAGAYNAIYRRYWDFAEANGFEVLRMQDTVADSHHKWGPAPFHYTEGVYDVFRETIMGKLA